From one Vanacampus margaritifer isolate UIUO_Vmar chromosome 12, RoL_Vmar_1.0, whole genome shotgun sequence genomic stretch:
- the fignl1 gene encoding fidgetin-like protein 1, with the protein MSGAHLDEWQRRSFDISSGNCTPEQTADAYRAHILSIQYAWASSHLSEAAMGSLLRTYSERYAAVLDSDDPRTGLNNYAESALHLARNHKNHSDKWESSLTLERMLDLRCVQRMIQAQAGGESSLEAAADVSISVGQESSSSSSSLSVSTAAGRSEGTSFRLNWPPQAKAEVNNTAGVSVDRPKTFEGMSDNINSSCRPNTRVQPVFSHPSSGTQSNTRPVGSNHQSGLFPTSNPSKRKNFYSPDKSEGRGAQAGAEPRPTSNFKSAREQLIVDQHKKHSHQPQRSATSAQPAATVKKSLGANRPRGAFSKFVSPMPRQDEEEGAPRPNSNQEPQIVDERLKNFEPKIVELIMSEIMDHGPPVVWDDIAGLEFAKTTIKEIVVWPMLRPDIFTGLRGPPKGILLFGPPGTGKTLIGKCIACQSGATFFSISASSLTSKWVGEGEKMVRALFAIARCHQPAVIFIDEIDSLLSQRTDGEHDSSRRIKTEFLVQLDGAATAAEDRILVVGATNRPQEIDEAARRRLAKRLYIPLPEGPARQQIVANLMCREKNQLRAEELERIVANTDGFSGADMTQLCREAALGPIRSIQLGDIATITADQVRPILYSDFQDALKTVRPSVSSKDLEMYEEWNKTFGSGR; encoded by the coding sequence ATGAGTGGCGCACACCTGGACGAATGGCAGAGGAGGTCCTTTGACATTTCATCTGGCAATTGTACACCTGAACAGACGGCCGATGCCTACCGGGCCCACATCCTCTCCATTCAGTATGCATGGGCAAGTTCCCACCTCTCAGAGGCCGCCATGGGCAGCTTGCTCAGGACCTACTCGGAGCGCTACGCCGCGGTGCTGGACTCTGATGACCCCCGCACGGGGCTTAACAACTATGCAGAGAGCGCACTTCATCTGGCCCGTAATCACAAGAACCATAGCGACAAATGGGAGTCGTCCCTCACCTTGGAGCGCATGCTCGACTTGCGCTGCGTGCAGAGGATGATTCAAGCGCAGGCAGGGGGAGAAAGCTCCCTGGAGGCGGCAGCAGATGTTAGCATATCAGTTGGACAagagagcagcagcagcagcagttccTTGTCTGTTTCCACTGCTGCAGGCAGGTCAGAGGGCACATCCTTTAGACTTAATTGGCCACCACAAGCCAAAGCAGAGGTTAATAACACAGCCGGAGTTTCTGTGGATCGACCAAAAACCTTTGAGGGCATGTCAGATAATATCAACTCATCTTGCCGTCCAAACACTAGAGTGCAGCCGGTGTTTAGTCATCCCTCGTCAGGTACTCAGAGCAACACGCGCCCTGTAGGTAGCAACCATCAATCCGGTTTATTTCCTACCTCTAATCCATCGAAACGGAAGAATTTTTATAGCCCTGATAAAAGTGAAGGCAGGGGTGCACAAGCGGGGGCCGAGCCAAGACCTACAAGTAATTTCAAATCAGCCCGTGAGCAGCTCATTGTGGATCAGCACAAGAAACATTCCCATCAGCCCCAAAGATCAGCAACCTCTGCGCAACCGGCAGCAACTGTGAAGAAATCCCTGGGAGCCAATCGACCTCGTGGTGCTTTTTCGAAATTTGTCTCTCCTATGCCGCGGCAGGACGAAGAGGAGGGTGCGCCGAGACCCAACTCCAATCAGGAGCCTCAGATCGTGGATGAACGTCTGAAAAACTTTGAGCCAAAGATAGTGGAGTTGATCATGAGTGAGATCATGGACCATGGGCCCCCTGTGGTGTGGGACGACATAGCAGGCCTGGAGTTTGCCAAGACCACCATTAAGGAGATTGTTGTTTGGCCAATGTTGAGACCTGACATCTTTACAGGCCTCCGAGGTCCGCCAAAGGGAATCCTCCTGTTTGGACCCCCCGGTACAGGAAAGACGTTGATCGGCAAATGCATCGCTTGCCAGTCGGGTGCCACGTTCTTCAGCATCAGCGCGTCATCGCTCACATCCAAATGGGTGGGTGAGGGTGAAAAAATGGTGCGGGCCTTGTTTGCCATCGCCCGCTGTCACCAGCCTGCGGTCATTTTCATCGATGAAATCGACTCACTGTTGTCCCAGCGCACTGACGGGGAGCACGACTCATCACGCAGAATCAAGACGGAGTTTCTGGTCCAGCTGGACGGGGCCGCCACGGCCGCAGAGGACCGCATCCTGGTGGTGGGGGCCACCAACCGACCTCAGGAAATAGATGAGGCGGCCCGTCGTCGCCTGGCCAAGAGGTTGTACATCCCGCTTCCCGAAGGCCCTGCCCGGCAGCAGATAGTCGCCAACCTCATGTGTCGAGAGAAGAACCAACTGAGAGCGGAGGAGCTGGAGCGCATCGTGGCAAACACGGACGGCTTCTCCGGGGCAGACATGACGCAGCTGTGTCGAGAGGCGGCCTTGGGACCCATTCGCAGCATCCAGCTCGGCGACATCGCCACCATCACGGCCGATCAGGTGCGGCCGATCCTCTACAGCGACTTCCAAGACGCTTTGAAGACGGTGCGACCCAGCGTCTCATCTAAGGACTTGGAGATGTATGAGGAGTGGAATAAGACATTTGGAAGTGGTCGATGA